From the genome of Myxococcota bacterium, one region includes:
- a CDS encoding long-chain fatty acid--CoA ligase — translation MSIPEAASPLHNVGGWLGRRAATAPDHPAVVDAEQRLDYRTLHERTGRCAAVLREHGVVPGDRIALLLGNCSAYLETVFAAAQLGAMAVPINARLTAPEVARTLQDCTPTLIVHDAERAPVATAASAELRPSPQRLECPRAYEAALSATKPHFDVEPVSPEAPMILMYTSGSTGVPKGALLPHRKTLFNCLNAQLFFGLRRDDRVLVVLPLFHSFGLAILSLPTLYAGGTVHLAPRFDADAVWPAVEREGITFLGGVPTQLGALLRSLEANPGSDLSTLRFLFGAGAAVPVEQIRAFESQGLVLKQGFGQTETSILCCLDAQDAVRKAGSVGRPVFHADVRVFDPETLGGTSDAWRESDTGETGEIVVRGPITMLGYWNRPEATAETLRGEWLRTGDLAHRDAEGFLTLVGRARDMYISGGENVYPAEVEAVFEEHPDIVEMAVVGVADPRWGESGRAFVVLRDGCPLDAEALRAWGAERLAGFKLPREFRAHDALPRTETGKIQKHRLDRDPRDPTESDPVRG, via the coding sequence GTGTCGATCCCCGAGGCCGCTTCCCCGCTCCACAACGTCGGCGGCTGGCTGGGCCGGCGCGCCGCGACGGCGCCGGACCACCCGGCCGTGGTGGATGCCGAGCAGCGGCTGGATTATCGCACGCTCCACGAGCGCACGGGGCGCTGCGCCGCCGTCCTCCGCGAGCACGGGGTGGTACCGGGAGATCGGATCGCCCTGCTGCTCGGGAACTGCAGCGCCTACCTCGAGACGGTCTTCGCCGCGGCCCAGCTGGGTGCGATGGCCGTCCCGATCAACGCGCGGCTGACGGCGCCCGAGGTCGCGCGCACCCTGCAAGACTGCACGCCGACGCTGATCGTCCACGATGCCGAGCGGGCCCCCGTCGCGACGGCCGCCAGCGCGGAGCTCCGCCCTTCCCCGCAGCGACTCGAATGCCCGCGCGCCTACGAGGCCGCACTCTCCGCGACGAAGCCTCACTTCGACGTGGAGCCCGTCTCGCCCGAAGCGCCGATGATCCTGATGTACACCTCGGGCAGCACTGGGGTGCCCAAGGGCGCGCTCCTCCCGCACCGGAAGACGCTCTTCAACTGCCTCAATGCCCAGCTCTTCTTCGGCCTGCGCCGCGACGACCGGGTGCTGGTGGTCCTGCCGCTCTTCCATTCCTTCGGGCTGGCGATCCTCTCCCTCCCCACGCTCTACGCCGGAGGCACGGTGCATCTGGCCCCGCGCTTCGATGCGGACGCGGTCTGGCCCGCGGTCGAGCGCGAGGGGATCACGTTCCTGGGCGGCGTCCCCACCCAACTCGGCGCACTGCTGCGTTCGCTGGAAGCGAACCCGGGTTCCGACCTCTCCACGTTGCGGTTCCTCTTCGGCGCCGGAGCGGCCGTGCCGGTCGAGCAGATCCGCGCCTTCGAGAGCCAGGGCCTCGTCCTGAAGCAGGGATTCGGCCAGACCGAGACCTCCATCCTCTGCTGCCTCGATGCGCAGGATGCGGTGCGCAAGGCCGGCAGCGTCGGTCGACCGGTCTTCCACGCGGACGTTCGGGTCTTCGATCCCGAAACCCTCGGCGGCACATCCGATGCCTGGCGCGAGAGCGACACCGGTGAGACCGGCGAGATCGTGGTGCGCGGGCCGATCACCATGCTCGGCTACTGGAACCGCCCCGAGGCCACAGCCGAAACCCTGCGCGGGGAGTGGCTCCGCACCGGCGACCTGGCCCATCGGGATGCCGAGGGGTTCCTGACCCTCGTGGGTCGCGCGCGCGACATGTACATCTCGGGCGGCGAGAACGTCTACCCCGCCGAAGTCGAAGCGGTCTTCGAAGAACACCCCGACATCGTCGAGATGGCGGTCGTCGGCGTCGCCGACCCTCGCTGGGGGGAGAGCGGACGGGCCTTCGTCGTCCTACGCGACGGCTGTCCCCTGGACGCAGAGGCCCTGCGCGCCTGGGGCGCGGAGCGGCTCGCCGGCTTCAAGTTGCCCCGCGAGTTTCGTGCCCACGATGCGCTGCCGCGGACGGAGACCGGAAAGATCCAGAAGCACCGGCTCGACCGGGACCCCCGCGACCCGACCGAGTCCGACCCCGTCCGCGGATGA
- a CDS encoding chromosome partitioning protein ParB gives MAAKKSTAKKTTAKKTTKKKATRRKKVAADSRGLTPAEVEAGGGAAALEPLAKRVESVGGQVLARYADPLGGTPLLLAVLPIAEVMPTPFQRDLSDAHAKRLADVVDKVNIFLDPVIAVEAGEASGPSFWTPNGLHRLTALQRMGARSITALVSPDPGLAYRILALNTEKAHNTKERSLEAVRMARGLADLDPSKPEKEYALELEDGSLITLGCAYEQRARFAGGAYAPALKSSDAFLDDPLPEALARREARAEKLLTIEDRVAEIAKGLKERGFDSPYLRNFVVARIRPFRPRGKAAPDADALLDHMQTAAEKFDVGKVNESQVAKTAGGRD, from the coding sequence GTGGCTGCGAAGAAGTCGACCGCCAAGAAGACGACGGCGAAGAAGACCACCAAGAAGAAGGCCACGCGCCGCAAGAAGGTCGCCGCCGATTCACGCGGCCTGACACCGGCCGAGGTCGAAGCCGGCGGCGGCGCAGCCGCGCTGGAGCCGCTGGCGAAGCGGGTGGAATCCGTCGGCGGTCAGGTGCTCGCGCGCTACGCCGACCCGCTCGGCGGCACCCCTCTGCTGCTCGCGGTACTGCCGATCGCCGAGGTGATGCCGACCCCGTTCCAGCGCGACCTCTCCGACGCCCATGCGAAGCGCCTCGCCGACGTCGTCGACAAGGTGAACATCTTCCTCGACCCGGTGATCGCCGTGGAAGCAGGGGAAGCCTCGGGGCCTTCCTTCTGGACGCCGAACGGGCTGCATCGTCTGACGGCGCTGCAACGCATGGGCGCCCGCAGCATCACGGCCCTGGTGTCGCCGGACCCGGGCCTCGCGTACCGGATCCTCGCCCTCAACACCGAGAAGGCGCACAACACCAAGGAACGCTCCCTCGAAGCGGTGCGCATGGCGCGCGGCCTCGCCGATCTCGACCCGAGCAAGCCCGAGAAGGAATACGCCCTCGAGCTCGAGGACGGTTCCCTCATCACGCTGGGCTGCGCCTACGAGCAGCGCGCGCGCTTCGCGGGCGGTGCCTACGCGCCGGCACTCAAGTCGAGCGACGCCTTCCTCGACGACCCGCTCCCCGAAGCCCTCGCCCGTCGCGAGGCCCGGGCCGAGAAGCTCCTGACCATCGAAGACCGCGTGGCCGAGATCGCCAAGGGCCTGAAGGAACGCGGCTTCGACAGCCCCTACCTGCGCAACTTCGTGGTGGCGCGCATCCGCCCGTTCCGGCCGCGCGGGAAAGCGGCACCCGACGCCGACGCGCTCCTCGACCACATGCAGACCGCCGCCGAAAAGTTCGACGTGGGCAAGGTCAACGAGAGCCAGGTGGCGAAGACAGCGGGCGGCAGGGACTAG
- a CDS encoding YHS domain-containing (seleno)protein, with translation MKRVIRLLPLVGLVLSLAAPILAADFRHSTPAVSGYDVVSFQTGEKPLRGNGNHVAVHDGATYLFVNDANKRTFEKDPERYAPAYGGYCAYGVAVGKKFVGDPDVWKVVDDRLYLNLDTKIQETWSKDISGNIRKADGQWTKIEGSDPASL, from the coding sequence ATGAAGCGTGTCATTCGTCTGCTGCCCCTCGTGGGCCTCGTTCTCTCTCTCGCCGCTCCGATCCTCGCGGCCGACTTCCGTCACAGCACTCCCGCCGTGTCGGGCTACGACGTCGTGTCGTTCCAGACCGGCGAGAAGCCGCTCCGCGGCAACGGCAACCACGTCGCGGTCCATGACGGTGCGACCTACCTGTTCGTGAACGACGCGAACAAGCGCACGTTCGAAAAGGACCCGGAGCGCTACGCGCCGGCATACGGCGGCTACTGCGCCTACGGCGTGGCGGTGGGCAAGAAGTTCGTGGGCGACCCGGACGTCTGGAAGGTGGTCGACGACCGCCTGTACCTGAACCTCGACACGAAGATCCAGGAGACCTGGTCGAAGGACATCTCCGGGAACATCCGCAAGGCCGACGGCCAGTGGACGAAGATCGAGGGTTCCGACCCGGCCTCGCTCTGA
- a CDS encoding MaoC family dehydratase, producing the protein MNLLGQPAYVGRHCGSNRYEASRKVVDFYADALDDRHELQAEYAPPLLYHSECYEFVGEWYLKNLFGNLHGRQDWFLFAPIPVGAPVKTRSTIIERYHRRGRDWVVNETDVVHGETGELLVRGHTHQSFLPPKDGQEEGGFVVDEKTAKKKAPPPPFPTATGPDLASLSKTIDDRRCWMFSGPGANYHTDREQAKKLGFPTIVVQGMMSTCFVSELMQNHFGMGWLRGGRMSVKLTNVLWVDESVTVHGRIKDEVPEGQDTRVHCEVWVDKTDGTRILVGDASALKG; encoded by the coding sequence GTGAATCTGCTCGGACAGCCCGCCTACGTCGGCCGCCACTGCGGCAGCAACCGCTACGAGGCCTCGCGCAAGGTGGTGGACTTCTACGCCGACGCGCTCGACGACCGCCACGAACTGCAGGCCGAGTACGCCCCGCCGCTCCTCTACCACTCGGAGTGCTACGAGTTCGTCGGCGAGTGGTACCTGAAGAACCTGTTCGGGAACCTCCACGGCCGGCAAGACTGGTTCCTGTTTGCTCCGATCCCGGTGGGCGCCCCGGTGAAGACGCGCTCCACGATCATCGAGCGCTACCACCGCCGAGGGCGCGACTGGGTGGTGAACGAGACCGATGTCGTGCACGGCGAGACCGGCGAGCTGCTGGTGCGGGGCCATACCCATCAGAGCTTCCTGCCTCCAAAGGACGGGCAAGAGGAGGGCGGCTTCGTCGTCGACGAGAAGACGGCAAAGAAGAAGGCGCCGCCGCCGCCGTTCCCGACGGCCACCGGGCCCGATCTCGCGAGCCTGTCGAAGACGATCGACGACCGGCGCTGCTGGATGTTCTCGGGTCCCGGCGCGAACTACCACACGGATCGCGAGCAGGCGAAGAAGCTCGGCTTTCCGACCATCGTCGTGCAGGGGATGATGTCCACCTGCTTCGTCTCGGAGCTCATGCAGAACCACTTCGGGATGGGCTGGCTCCGCGGCGGTCGCATGTCGGTGAAGCTCACGAACGTGCTGTGGGTCGACGAGAGCGTGACCGTCCACGGACGCATCAAGGACGAGGTTCCGGAAGGGCAGGACACGCGGGTCCACTGCGAGGTCTGGGTCGACAAGACCGACGGCACCCGGATCCTGGTGGGCGACGCGAGCGCGCTGAAGGGCTGA
- the tilS gene encoding tRNA lysidine(34) synthetase TilS, protein MATRRKRDEDTPKRRAERFERRVADVLAEGGARGLGLAVAVSGGRDSTVLAHLVWRLAARLGARAALIHVHHGLRGAEADADQAFVADLARRWGCAFATEAIDPRAARAGQAGRGRETLQEAARRLRYAAFTRLAARVQADIVLTAHHADDQAETVLLRLFRGTGPDGLGGIPERTVDGRVWRPLLAESGAEIAAYAGFHGLAWREDASNTSDAYARNRLRRHWIPGLQADFNPQLLQTVAQLAEAQRRDSEWIQAAVAQEVRARLVVEGAWLRIDVKDWGSLPAALARRVAREALIRAGAGRSIERVHLERMLAFLAEPRGGRRIELPGGLSLQGRAGECTLGPLPGSGESVC, encoded by the coding sequence TTGGCCACCCGACGCAAGCGCGACGAGGATACGCCGAAACGCCGAGCCGAGCGGTTCGAGCGTCGCGTGGCCGACGTGCTCGCCGAGGGTGGGGCGCGCGGCCTGGGCCTGGCGGTCGCCGTCTCCGGAGGGCGCGACTCGACGGTCCTCGCGCATCTGGTGTGGCGGCTGGCGGCGCGCCTGGGAGCCCGAGCGGCGCTGATCCACGTCCACCACGGGTTGCGAGGAGCCGAGGCCGATGCGGACCAGGCCTTCGTGGCCGATCTCGCCCGTCGGTGGGGCTGCGCTTTCGCCACGGAGGCCATCGATCCCCGGGCGGCGCGGGCAGGGCAAGCCGGGCGCGGCCGAGAGACGCTCCAGGAAGCCGCGCGACGGCTGCGCTACGCGGCCTTCACGCGGCTGGCGGCTCGGGTCCAGGCCGACATCGTCCTGACGGCCCACCACGCCGACGATCAGGCCGAGACGGTCCTGCTGCGTCTGTTCCGGGGAACGGGCCCCGACGGGCTCGGCGGGATTCCCGAGCGCACCGTCGACGGGCGCGTCTGGCGGCCGCTGCTGGCGGAGAGCGGAGCCGAGATCGCCGCCTACGCTGGCTTCCATGGCCTTGCATGGCGGGAGGATGCGTCGAACACGAGCGATGCCTATGCACGCAATCGCCTACGCCGGCACTGGATCCCCGGGTTGCAGGCCGACTTTAACCCCCAGCTACTCCAGACCGTCGCCCAGCTTGCCGAAGCACAACGTAGGGATTCCGAATGGATCCAGGCGGCTGTCGCGCAGGAGGTGCGCGCGCGTTTGGTGGTCGAGGGGGCATGGCTGCGGATCGACGTGAAGGACTGGGGATCGCTGCCGGCCGCGTTGGCCCGGCGGGTTGCCCGCGAGGCGCTGATCCGGGCTGGGGCGGGGCGCAGCATTGAGCGCGTCCACCTGGAGCGGATGCTCGCGTTTCTCGCGGAGCCCCGGGGCGGTCGCCGCATCGAGCTGCCTGGGGGGCTTTCACTCCAAGGGCGGGCCGGAGAGTGCACCCTGGGGCCGCTTCCCGGCAGTGGTGAATCCGTCTGTTAA
- a CDS encoding outer membrane beta-barrel protein, protein MRLLDWIRARRNTTGRVGFVGSGLRSSAAVAIAAVVAGAGASSAQDLDPWDTPEPERTRSYDRSADTGSDRERRPLSTRFGIGFTADPDTFLMGLEVDYHVLRAVSVGAQIHVGVDDDQSLLSPVLYGRYHLFGGDFDVNDTVDKLSAYGHVGLGFNYQDFDGRPRPRRDDDDLQFLWNTGVGLEYAINEDVSVNSQMLLNFVPNGLFGDHSYFSWEIVGVRYRF, encoded by the coding sequence ATGCGTTTGCTTGATTGGATCCGGGCCCGTCGGAACACGACGGGTCGGGTGGGTTTCGTGGGGAGTGGACTCCGGAGTAGCGCTGCGGTTGCGATCGCGGCTGTCGTGGCGGGTGCGGGTGCGTCGAGCGCCCAGGATCTCGACCCGTGGGACACCCCCGAGCCCGAGCGCACCCGCAGCTACGACCGGAGCGCGGACACCGGTTCGGACCGCGAGCGGCGCCCGCTGTCGACCCGGTTCGGGATCGGCTTCACCGCTGACCCGGACACGTTCTTGATGGGACTCGAGGTCGACTACCACGTGCTGCGCGCGGTCTCCGTGGGCGCCCAGATCCACGTTGGCGTCGACGACGACCAGAGCCTGCTGAGCCCGGTGCTCTACGGCCGCTACCACCTGTTCGGCGGCGACTTCGACGTGAACGACACCGTCGACAAGCTGAGCGCCTACGGCCACGTCGGCCTCGGCTTCAACTACCAGGATTTCGACGGTCGTCCGCGCCCGCGTCGCGACGACGACGATCTCCAGTTCCTCTGGAACACGGGCGTCGGCCTCGAGTACGCGATCAACGAGGACGTGTCGGTCAATTCCCAGATGCTGCTGAACTTCGTGCCGAACGGACTCTTCGGCGATCATTCCTACTTCAGCTGGGAGATCGTCGGCGTGCGCTACCGCTTCTAG
- a CDS encoding PEP-CTERM sorting domain-containing protein (PEP-CTERM proteins occur, often in large numbers, in the proteomes of bacteria that also encode an exosortase, a predicted intramembrane cysteine proteinase. The presence of a PEP-CTERM domain at a protein's C-terminus predicts cleavage within the sorting domain, followed by covalent anchoring to some some component of the (usually Gram-negative) cell surface. Many PEP-CTERM proteins exhibit an unusual sequence composition that includes large numbers of potential glycosylation sites. Expression of one such protein has been shown restore the ability of a bacterium to form floc, a type of biofilm.): MSRFPRLAATLATACAAFGAMAPETATAQDVDLHTLRWFVHVDLIDAGAGRDLAFWEAAIDQATTTGNKLLEGGQGPFDNICCTRMNRTVSVATFGTPGDGLDIIDSAAETAAIDALAVPSSNAYLVDSITNCGGSPAVGCAETPFCDGNGNDDPNRWLIVTVDSFESGTLGTVLAHERGHNACLNHVAANACQIMQATVTNPGLGGCFTASECTNMQAGRTTTSSGLTCGCHTLAGANEPDGTACTDVASGVCSGGVCGVSTGDAAVQLITSAATGSASSSGTTDDAVRISALPADWTELGPFAATSEEIKGMAYAFDSDVLYGVVPTAADDAIVTLDKTTGAILATVGAIANGADEITSMAYDPGATSATTDDRLIVLEVGGSSEFRSIDPASPSTATFLGSLLVGPATEFRGLAYDSIQDKLFMSSNFGPDGLWEVDIANCPPSPCNIAQVSGAGLFRAQAGLAYSPVSGRLYMVGTGFGGTRTFVQSIDTTTFASPEVYNVDPFFPGALAALPEPSTASGVLAGAGLLLALARRRRGTP, encoded by the coding sequence ATGAGCCGGTTCCCGCGACTCGCAGCGACCCTCGCGACGGCGTGCGCCGCGTTCGGCGCGATGGCACCGGAAACGGCCACGGCGCAAGACGTCGATCTCCATACCCTGCGCTGGTTCGTTCACGTCGATCTCATCGACGCCGGCGCCGGGCGCGATCTCGCGTTCTGGGAAGCCGCGATCGATCAGGCCACCACGACGGGCAACAAGCTGCTCGAAGGCGGGCAGGGGCCCTTCGACAACATCTGCTGCACGCGCATGAACCGGACGGTGTCCGTGGCCACCTTCGGGACTCCCGGCGACGGGCTCGACATCATCGACTCCGCCGCGGAGACCGCCGCGATCGATGCCCTGGCCGTCCCGAGCTCGAACGCGTATCTCGTCGACAGCATCACCAACTGTGGCGGGAGTCCGGCGGTCGGCTGCGCGGAGACGCCTTTCTGTGACGGCAACGGCAACGACGATCCGAATCGCTGGCTGATCGTCACCGTCGATTCCTTCGAGAGCGGCACCCTGGGCACCGTGCTCGCCCACGAGCGGGGCCACAACGCGTGTCTCAACCATGTCGCGGCGAACGCCTGCCAGATCATGCAGGCGACGGTCACGAACCCGGGCCTGGGTGGCTGCTTCACGGCCAGCGAGTGCACCAACATGCAGGCCGGCCGCACCACGACCTCGAGTGGGCTCACCTGTGGTTGTCACACCCTCGCCGGCGCAAACGAGCCGGATGGCACGGCCTGCACCGACGTCGCAAGCGGCGTCTGCAGCGGCGGTGTCTGTGGTGTGTCCACCGGGGACGCAGCGGTGCAGCTGATCACGTCGGCCGCGACGGGCTCGGCTTCGTCGTCGGGGACCACCGACGATGCCGTCCGGATCTCGGCGCTCCCAGCCGACTGGACCGAGCTCGGACCCTTCGCGGCGACCAGCGAAGAGATCAAGGGCATGGCCTATGCCTTCGACTCCGACGTGCTCTACGGCGTGGTTCCGACGGCCGCCGACGACGCGATCGTGACGCTCGACAAGACCACCGGCGCGATCCTCGCGACGGTTGGCGCGATCGCGAACGGCGCCGACGAGATCACCTCGATGGCCTACGACCCGGGCGCGACCTCGGCCACCACTGACGATCGGCTGATCGTGCTGGAAGTCGGGGGGTCCTCGGAGTTCCGGTCGATCGACCCTGCGTCGCCGTCGACGGCGACCTTCCTCGGGTCCTTGCTCGTCGGCCCGGCCACCGAGTTCCGGGGGCTCGCCTACGACAGCATCCAGGACAAGCTCTTCATGTCCTCGAACTTCGGGCCGGACGGGCTCTGGGAAGTCGACATCGCGAACTGTCCGCCTTCGCCGTGCAACATCGCGCAGGTGTCCGGGGCGGGGCTGTTCCGGGCCCAGGCCGGGTTGGCCTACTCGCCGGTGTCGGGCCGGCTGTACATGGTCGGGACGGGCTTCGGCGGTACGCGGACCTTCGTCCAGTCGATCGACACCACCACCTTTGCGAGCCCCGAGGTCTACAACGTCGACCCGTTCTTCCCGGGTGCGCTGGCAGCGCTCCCCGAACCGAGTACCGCGAGCGGGGTGCTGGCCGGGGCGGGGTTGCTGCTGGCGCTCGCGCGGCGGCGACGCGGCACCCCCTAG
- a CDS encoding DUF374 domain-containing protein yields the protein MAGPRHWLGWGLGVLMRVWRRTCRIRYVDDPRSALREAGTPYVYALLHAHQLSALVANDEAPQRLAAMVSRSADGDILAPILEARGVHPVRGSSQKRGQDKGGMEAMDALRDQLEQRIAVLLAVDGPRGPRSYVRRGAVVLAQEVEGAVLLPVVLVPSRRFVVTGAWDRLQIPLPFSEVTVIFGEPRAPSDDDAIGTMRNHVQHVLNEMERVHDPDEAVYASERAKQSLERE from the coding sequence ATGGCAGGACCGCGCCATTGGCTCGGTTGGGGGCTGGGCGTGTTGATGCGCGTCTGGCGTCGCACCTGTCGGATCCGCTACGTCGACGACCCGCGCTCCGCGCTGCGCGAGGCGGGCACTCCGTATGTCTACGCACTCTTGCACGCGCATCAGCTGTCCGCCCTGGTCGCGAACGACGAAGCCCCTCAGCGCCTGGCCGCGATGGTGTCGCGCTCGGCGGACGGCGACATCCTGGCGCCGATCCTGGAAGCGCGGGGGGTGCATCCGGTCCGCGGCTCGTCCCAGAAGCGCGGCCAGGACAAGGGCGGCATGGAGGCGATGGATGCGCTGCGCGATCAGCTCGAGCAGCGCATCGCCGTGTTGTTGGCGGTCGACGGGCCGAGAGGCCCGCGGAGCTACGTGCGCCGCGGCGCCGTGGTGCTCGCCCAGGAGGTGGAGGGCGCGGTTCTGCTGCCGGTCGTGCTCGTTCCCTCCCGACGCTTCGTGGTGACGGGGGCCTGGGATCGGCTCCAGATTCCGCTGCCGTTCTCGGAGGTCACCGTCATCTTCGGAGAGCCACGTGCCCCCAGCGACGACGACGCCATAGGCACCATGCGCAACCACGTGCAACATGTGCTCAACGAAATGGAGCGCGTCCACGACCCCGACGAGGCTGTCTACGCCTCGGAGCGCGCAAAGCAGAGTCTCGAGCGCGAGTAG
- a CDS encoding sigma-70 family RNA polymerase sigma factor — protein MHSLSALSKETPTPGHAGSDAPVRDNADWLLALRTEGAVQARALEALGDYLRRALTSRLGREGAAPTELIEDVVQDALLRVLDQLDAFEGRSRFTTWAATIAVRLALTELRRKRWKDVSLDTLLSEGASADAAVEPPEAEARLHQTRLVRALEELVESALSERQRVAILAELGGMPQAEIGEQLGVTRNAVYKLTFDARKKLKHGLEAAGFDASAIRAAFS, from the coding sequence GTGCACTCTCTCTCTGCACTCTCGAAGGAAACCCCGACTCCGGGTCACGCGGGATCGGACGCACCCGTACGGGACAACGCGGACTGGTTGCTCGCGCTACGCACGGAGGGCGCAGTCCAGGCGCGGGCACTCGAGGCGCTCGGTGACTACCTGCGGCGCGCGCTGACCTCGCGGCTCGGCCGCGAAGGCGCGGCGCCGACCGAACTGATCGAGGACGTCGTGCAGGACGCGCTGCTGCGCGTGCTCGACCAGCTCGACGCCTTCGAGGGCCGCAGTCGCTTCACGACCTGGGCCGCCACGATCGCGGTCCGTCTCGCGCTGACCGAACTGCGTCGCAAGCGCTGGAAGGACGTCTCGCTCGATACGTTGTTGTCGGAAGGCGCCTCTGCGGACGCTGCGGTCGAGCCCCCCGAGGCCGAGGCGCGGCTCCACCAGACCCGTCTCGTGCGGGCACTGGAAGAACTCGTGGAGTCCGCGCTGAGCGAACGACAGCGGGTGGCGATCCTGGCCGAACTCGGGGGCATGCCCCAGGCCGAGATCGGGGAACAGCTGGGCGTCACGCGGAACGCCGTCTACAAACTGACCTTCGACGCGCGCAAGAAGCTGAAGCATGGCCTGGAAGCCGCCGGCTTCGACGCCAGCGCGATTCGCGCGGCCTTCTCGTGA
- a CDS encoding class I SAM-dependent methyltransferase — translation MALSVETTQLGAAPTRRTGSETESAFECYMGIYPDIDGWFGVESAAIWDALLSFQRRANVRGHLLEIGVHHGKSAALMAMHAERGFESCVFVDKFLAEAEVRNALTRAGRTVDESIQLVRMDSMKLPVSPLLSTGYREFRWVHIDGEHTARAVMSDLAVAHSLLGDWGIVSVDDFFSWLYPQITEAVLRYVRENPDRFQLFLCGHNKAYLARPQFIRELLPFCANQLAGELEQRGVQAMLTKTTWPAEMNCFGVVARDGDRTHRGPDWELDAIRF, via the coding sequence ATGGCTCTTTCCGTGGAAACGACCCAGCTCGGTGCAGCGCCCACCCGCCGGACCGGCTCGGAGACCGAGTCGGCCTTCGAGTGCTACATGGGGATCTACCCCGACATCGATGGCTGGTTCGGCGTGGAGTCGGCGGCCATCTGGGACGCGCTGCTCTCGTTCCAGCGGCGCGCGAACGTGCGCGGGCACCTGCTCGAGATCGGCGTGCACCACGGAAAGTCGGCTGCGCTGATGGCCATGCACGCGGAGCGGGGCTTCGAATCCTGTGTCTTCGTCGACAAGTTCCTCGCCGAGGCCGAGGTCCGCAACGCGCTGACCCGGGCCGGGCGAACCGTCGACGAGAGCATCCAGCTGGTCCGCATGGACTCGATGAAGCTCCCGGTCTCGCCGCTGCTCTCGACCGGATATCGCGAGTTCCGCTGGGTCCACATCGACGGCGAGCACACGGCGCGTGCCGTGATGTCGGACCTCGCGGTGGCCCACAGCCTGCTCGGAGACTGGGGCATCGTCAGCGTCGACGACTTCTTCAGCTGGCTCTATCCGCAGATCACCGAGGCGGTGCTGCGCTACGTCCGAGAGAACCCCGACCGCTTCCAGCTCTTTTTGTGCGGCCACAACAAGGCCTATCTCGCGCGGCCCCAGTTCATTCGCGAGCTGCTCCCGTTCTGCGCGAACCAGCTGGCGGGCGAGCTCGAGCAGCGCGGCGTCCAGGCGATGCTGACCAAGACGACCTGGCCCGCCGAGATGAACTGCTTCGGCGTGGTGGCCCGCGACGGCGACCGCACCCACCGCGGCCCCGACTGGGAGCTCGACGCGATCCGCTTCTGA
- a CDS encoding Coq4 family protein, whose translation MPAAPIHWSIPSGSRFWRTGQAITRVLRDSTRTDEIVVAEEILAQRQLRYWVESGVFEYGEGRALFEDRPEICQTSVDDLRALAEGTLGREFARFLDFHGLGLEALDLPAPYTPGEAEAYLMKRLRGCHDIWHTLIGAGTHGHEEVLVHCFSVAQTGLPYSVAIIGLGAIKPMVLEGRWSTLLRDTRRAYRCGRDARSILTAYWERRWDQPLDEVRREFGIVPLQELALPSDTAPRAAA comes from the coding sequence ATGCCCGCGGCCCCGATTCATTGGTCGATTCCGTCCGGTTCTCGTTTCTGGCGAACCGGGCAGGCGATCACGCGGGTCCTCCGCGACTCGACGCGCACCGACGAGATCGTCGTGGCCGAAGAAATCCTGGCCCAGAGGCAGCTCCGCTATTGGGTCGAATCGGGGGTGTTCGAGTACGGAGAAGGTCGCGCGCTCTTCGAAGACCGCCCCGAGATCTGCCAGACCTCGGTCGACGACCTGCGCGCCCTCGCGGAGGGCACGTTGGGACGCGAATTTGCCCGCTTCCTCGACTTCCACGGGCTCGGCCTCGAGGCCCTCGACCTTCCCGCCCCCTACACGCCCGGCGAAGCCGAGGCCTATCTGATGAAGCGTCTGCGCGGCTGCCACGACATCTGGCACACGCTGATCGGCGCCGGGACGCACGGACACGAAGAGGTCCTCGTCCATTGCTTCAGCGTGGCCCAGACCGGCCTGCCCTATTCCGTGGCAATCATCGGGCTCGGCGCGATCAAGCCCATGGTCCTGGAGGGTCGCTGGTCGACACTCCTGCGCGACACCCGTCGGGCGTACCGCTGCGGTCGCGACGCACGCTCCATCCTGACCGCATACTGGGAGCGACGCTGGGACCAGCCGCTGGACGAGGTCCGGCGCGAGTTCGGGATCGTGCCGCTCCAGGAACTCGCCTTGCCTTCCGACACGGCTCCGCGCGCCGCCGCCTGA